A stretch of Chloracidobacterium validum DNA encodes these proteins:
- a CDS encoding APC family permease, protein MLRTIVRFRAWFLEGARDRTLSAAKPVAHAHPTKAWWQVMCLTGVDYFSTLAYQPYIAFLAVGALAPVATLFLVALTLLGAVPMYWRVARESPNGQGSIAMLEQLLPGWRGKTFVLCLLGFAATDFIITMTLSAADAAEHLIENPFAPHWLDHRLLLTFFLLVLLGAIFLKGFAEAIYIAVGLVIAFMGLNVVVIGRGLYEIVTHPEVFPRWQEALTAGSSHGNLWLILVLSLLSFPKLALGLSGFETGVTVMPLIKGDPSDTPEHPAGRIRNAKKLLLTAAVIMSLALIGSSLVTTLLIPPSELAPQGKAAGRALAYLAHDFFGVGFGTLYDLTTAAILWYAGASAMAGLLNLIPRYLPRYGMAPEWARANRPLVMVITGVTLFVTWFFDASIEAQGDAYATGVLMLMLSASIAVVISARRDGGWTYVGFLAIALVFTYTTLENIRERPTGLKVCLAFILSLIFVSLVSRALRATELRTRRVVLDDKAQRFLREAVRNHMLRIAANRPQTGTEREYARKRAELKRVHRINHDEPVLFFEVSIANPSEFNDDVLEVHGVTVGKHRILRCDSPAVPNAIAAFLLHAQKETGVIPDVYFGWTEGSPIGYAFKYLFLGEGDTAPVVHEVLRKAVDNPEKRPCVHVG, encoded by the coding sequence ATGCTGCGAACGATTGTTCGATTTCGGGCTTGGTTCTTGGAAGGCGCGCGTGACCGGACACTTTCCGCCGCCAAACCGGTTGCCCATGCCCATCCCACCAAGGCGTGGTGGCAAGTGATGTGCCTGACCGGGGTGGATTACTTCTCCACGCTGGCTTACCAACCCTATATTGCCTTTCTGGCCGTTGGCGCGTTGGCCCCGGTCGCCACGCTGTTCCTGGTCGCGCTCACGCTGCTGGGCGCGGTGCCGATGTATTGGCGCGTTGCCCGTGAAAGCCCAAACGGGCAGGGGAGCATCGCCATGCTCGAACAGTTGTTACCGGGCTGGCGTGGAAAAACCTTCGTCCTGTGTCTGCTGGGCTTTGCGGCAACCGATTTCATCATCACGATGACCCTGTCGGCCGCCGACGCCGCCGAGCACTTGATTGAAAATCCCTTTGCCCCGCACTGGCTTGACCATCGGCTGCTCTTGACGTTCTTCCTGCTGGTGCTGTTGGGCGCCATTTTCCTCAAGGGCTTTGCCGAAGCCATTTACATTGCCGTTGGGCTGGTCATTGCCTTCATGGGGCTGAATGTCGTGGTCATCGGCCGCGGCCTGTATGAAATCGTCACGCATCCAGAGGTCTTTCCGCGTTGGCAGGAAGCCCTGACGGCTGGTAGCTCACACGGAAACCTATGGCTCATCCTGGTGCTGTCGTTGTTGTCTTTCCCAAAGTTGGCGCTCGGATTGTCCGGCTTTGAAACCGGCGTGACCGTCATGCCCCTGATCAAGGGGGATCCGTCCGATACACCGGAGCATCCAGCCGGGCGCATCCGCAATGCGAAGAAACTACTTTTGACCGCAGCGGTCATCATGTCGCTGGCGCTCATCGGTAGTTCGTTGGTTACGACACTGCTCATCCCGCCATCGGAGCTTGCGCCGCAGGGCAAGGCGGCCGGCCGCGCGTTGGCTTACCTTGCCCATGACTTCTTCGGCGTTGGGTTCGGCACGCTCTATGACCTGACGACGGCGGCGATTCTGTGGTACGCCGGAGCCTCAGCCATGGCTGGGCTGCTCAACCTCATCCCGCGCTACCTGCCGCGCTATGGCATGGCCCCCGAGTGGGCGCGCGCCAACCGTCCCCTGGTGATGGTCATTACGGGGGTTACGCTCTTTGTGACCTGGTTTTTCGATGCCAGCATCGAGGCGCAGGGCGATGCCTACGCCACCGGCGTGCTGATGCTCATGCTGTCGGCCTCGATTGCCGTTGTCATTTCGGCGCGCCGCGACGGCGGGTGGACCTACGTCGGGTTTTTGGCCATCGCGCTGGTGTTTACCTACACGACGTTGGAAAACATCCGTGAGCGTCCCACCGGCTTGAAAGTTTGTCTGGCATTCATTTTGTCGCTCATCTTCGTGTCGCTCGTGTCACGGGCGCTCCGCGCCACGGAGTTGCGGACACGGCGCGTCGTTCTGGACGACAAAGCCCAGCGGTTTTTGCGCGAAGCCGTGCGAAACCACATGCTGCGGATTGCGGCCAATCGGCCACAGACCGGAACCGAGCGCGAATACGCCCGCAAGCGCGCCGAACTCAAGCGCGTTCACCGCATCAACCATGACGAGCCGGTACTCTTTTTCGAGGTCAGTATTGCCAACCCATCCGAGTTCAACGACGATGTGCTGGAAGTGCATGGCGTGACTGTGGGCAAACACCGGATTCTACGCTGCGACAGCCCGGCCGTTCCCAATGCCATCGCCGCCTTTCTCCTTCACGCCCAGAAGGAAACCGGAGTCATCCCCGATGTCTATTTTGGGTGGACGGAAGGCAGCCCGATTGGCTACGCCTTCAAGTATCTCTTCCTGGGCGAGGGCGACACGGCTCCGGTCGTTCACGAAGTCCTGCGCAAGGCCGTTGATAACCCGGAAAAACGTCCGTGCGTTCACGTTGGTTGA
- a CDS encoding two-component regulator propeller domain-containing protein has product MCGLWWLVWIAPTVALDPRKTVTQYGQDVFQEGLPQQSIHAVLQTRDGYLWCATYEGVARFNGVSFTVFDRRNTPALKSNSVWTLCEDRAGTLWLGTLGGGVTRYQDGVFSTLSKADGLPSDFVYALCEGPDGAMWFGTDRGLGCFRQGQWTTYAAEQGLAGLNVRALCFDRHGQLWVGTEGGGAYRFVDGRFAPLTAAEGGRGDTVYAIRETTDGTLWFACYGVGLVARRGEQINLYTEKDGLPSRLVWTLWEDRDHALWIGTDGGGGARLYAGRFEDFTTRDGLTQNFVRSLYEDREGSLWFGTNAGLTRLRDTTVTVFGVSQGLPSDSIRSICEDRDGRLWIGTDGGGVCRLNGRQVITYDKSNGLTNEAVRAVFPDRDGGVWVGTNGGGACLIRDGQVVARYDKSCGLSNDAVYAICQDATGDVWIGTYGGGLNRLHAGNITIFTVENGLPNNTIRCLLPNRDGGVWIGTNGGGLSLWRDGTLTTYSTAQGLPNDTVFALHQASDGTLWIGTEGGLSRLRQGQVTSATSRVGLHDDKIFHILADADGFFWMSCNRGIFRVRQADLEAVLDGIRPTLESKVYGIPDGMKTRQCNGASSPAGWVTRQGELWFPTSRGAVRIAPRELVSNPLPPPVWIERVVVNGVPQVMAPTAQAFAEFPQAMGRVEFEYAGLSFLIPARVRFRFRLEGYDADWVESGDRRVAFYTNLSAGRYLFRVQACNNDGVWNEVGATYAFYLRPPLWRRWWMLALYGLGAAVAIYGGVRWRLGTLERRAARLESIVAERTAEVVRQRDEIAVQRMEMLDSIRYAERIQRSMLDYRGRVAVALAEHFILFLPKDIVSGDFYWFDQVADGVIVAVADCTGHGVPGALLSMVGSAALTQTVRGDGVTEPALILERLDVSLRQTLQSSEDTPDAKPTGTADGLEIALCHLDVRNGLVTFAGAGRPLYYHAVEEGLEPGGLIRQVRGNRRVIGGNARHQGEAFVSHQLRVGQGLTLYLASDGLTDQPGGEQGRGYGTKRLRALLGAHVGEPMPAQRQMVLADLRAYQGDVPQRDDITLVGIHLRPPA; this is encoded by the coding sequence ATGTGTGGGTTGTGGTGGCTGGTCTGGATCGCGCCGACCGTTGCCCTTGACCCGCGCAAAACGGTCACGCAGTACGGGCAGGATGTGTTTCAGGAGGGGCTGCCCCAGCAGAGCATTCACGCTGTTTTACAGACGCGGGATGGCTACCTGTGGTGCGCGACGTACGAAGGCGTGGCCCGCTTCAACGGCGTCAGCTTCACTGTCTTTGATCGCAGGAATACGCCGGCGCTCAAAAGCAACAGCGTGTGGACCCTCTGCGAAGACCGCGCCGGGACGCTGTGGCTCGGGACGCTGGGCGGTGGCGTGACGCGCTACCAGGACGGTGTGTTTTCCACGCTCTCCAAAGCGGACGGGCTCCCCAGCGATTTTGTCTATGCCCTGTGTGAAGGGCCGGACGGCGCGATGTGGTTTGGCACCGACCGCGGCCTCGGTTGCTTTCGGCAGGGGCAATGGACGACCTATGCTGCCGAGCAAGGGCTAGCCGGGCTGAACGTGCGCGCCCTGTGTTTCGATCGGCACGGACAGCTCTGGGTTGGAACGGAGGGCGGGGGCGCCTACCGTTTCGTGGATGGGCGCTTCGCGCCGTTGACGGCGGCCGAGGGTGGGCGCGGCGATACGGTCTATGCGATCCGGGAAACCACGGACGGCACGCTGTGGTTCGCCTGCTATGGCGTCGGGCTGGTGGCGCGGCGCGGCGAGCAGATCAACCTGTACACAGAAAAAGACGGATTGCCCAGCCGACTGGTCTGGACGCTTTGGGAAGACCGCGACCACGCCTTGTGGATTGGCACCGATGGCGGCGGCGGCGCGCGGCTCTATGCCGGGCGCTTCGAGGACTTCACGACGCGCGACGGGTTGACCCAAAACTTCGTGAGGTCACTTTACGAGGACCGGGAAGGGAGCCTGTGGTTCGGCACGAATGCCGGACTGACCCGCTTGCGGGATACGACCGTGACCGTCTTTGGTGTGTCCCAGGGCCTCCCCAGTGACAGCATCCGCAGCATTTGCGAGGACCGGGACGGCCGCCTCTGGATCGGCACGGATGGCGGTGGCGTCTGTCGCCTAAACGGTCGGCAGGTCATCACCTATGACAAATCCAACGGCTTGACGAACGAGGCCGTCCGCGCTGTGTTTCCCGACCGGGATGGCGGCGTCTGGGTTGGCACGAACGGGGGCGGCGCTTGTCTGATTCGGGATGGCCAGGTCGTGGCGCGCTATGACAAGTCCTGCGGGCTGTCGAATGACGCGGTCTATGCCATTTGTCAGGACGCCACCGGGGATGTGTGGATCGGCACGTATGGCGGCGGACTCAATCGCCTCCACGCCGGGAACATCACCATCTTCACGGTTGAAAACGGACTGCCGAACAACACCATCCGCTGCTTGCTTCCGAATCGGGACGGTGGCGTCTGGATCGGCACGAACGGCGGTGGACTGAGTCTATGGCGGGATGGAACGTTGACCACCTACAGCACGGCGCAGGGCTTGCCCAACGACACGGTTTTCGCGCTGCACCAAGCTTCGGATGGCACCCTGTGGATTGGGACGGAAGGCGGATTGAGCCGCTTGCGTCAGGGGCAAGTCACGTCCGCGACCAGCCGGGTCGGACTTCACGACGACAAAATCTTTCACATCCTGGCCGACGCGGACGGCTTCTTCTGGATGAGCTGCAATCGCGGCATTTTTCGCGTTCGCCAGGCTGACTTGGAAGCCGTTCTCGATGGCATCCGTCCCACGCTGGAATCAAAAGTGTATGGCATCCCGGATGGGATGAAGACCCGCCAGTGCAATGGCGCGTCCTCGCCGGCCGGCTGGGTGACGCGGCAGGGGGAGTTATGGTTTCCGACCAGCCGCGGCGCGGTGCGGATTGCGCCACGCGAGTTGGTTTCCAACCCCTTGCCGCCGCCGGTGTGGATCGAGCGGGTCGTGGTCAACGGCGTCCCCCAGGTGATGGCGCCGACGGCGCAGGCCTTTGCCGAATTCCCCCAGGCGATGGGACGGGTTGAGTTCGAGTACGCCGGGCTGAGCTTTCTCATCCCGGCGCGCGTTCGATTCCGTTTCCGTCTGGAAGGCTATGACGCAGACTGGGTTGAGTCCGGCGACCGCCGGGTGGCTTTCTACACGAACCTTTCTGCCGGGCGGTATCTATTCCGCGTCCAGGCCTGCAACAACGACGGCGTTTGGAACGAAGTCGGCGCCACCTACGCCTTTTACTTGCGCCCGCCGCTCTGGCGACGGTGGTGGATGCTGGCGCTCTATGGGCTTGGAGCCGCCGTCGCCATCTACGGCGGGGTTCGCTGGCGATTGGGCACCCTGGAGCGCCGCGCCGCGCGGCTGGAATCCATCGTTGCGGAGCGGACGGCGGAAGTCGTCCGGCAGCGCGATGAAATTGCCGTCCAGCGTATGGAAATGCTCGACAGCATTCGTTACGCCGAGCGCATTCAACGGTCAATGCTGGATTACCGGGGGCGAGTCGCCGTGGCGCTGGCCGAGCATTTCATTCTATTTCTTCCGAAAGACATCGTGTCCGGCGATTTTTACTGGTTTGACCAAGTCGCGGATGGCGTGATTGTAGCGGTTGCCGACTGCACCGGCCATGGCGTGCCTGGAGCGCTGCTTTCGATGGTCGGCAGCGCCGCGCTGACGCAAACCGTGCGGGGGGACGGCGTGACTGAACCGGCGCTCATCCTCGAACGTTTGGATGTCAGCCTCCGGCAAACCTTGCAATCAAGCGAAGATACCCCGGATGCCAAGCCGACCGGGACGGCGGATGGCCTGGAGATCGCGCTTTGTCATCTCGATGTCCGCAACGGGCTTGTGACCTTTGCCGGGGCCGGGCGTCCACTGTATTACCACGCCGTGGAGGAGGGGCTGGAGCCCGGCGGACTCATTCGCCAGGTGCGGGGGAATCGCCGGGTGATTGGCGGCAACGCGCGTCATCAAGGGGAAGCGTTTGTGAGTCACCAGTTGAGGGTAGGGCAGGGGTTGACGTTGTACTTGGCTTCGGATGGCTTGACCGATCAACCCGGTGGTGAGCAGGGACGCGGCTATGGCACGAAGCGCCTGCGCGCCCTGCTTGGCGCACACGTCGGGGAACCGATGCCCGCGCAGCGGCAGATGGTGCTGGCGGACCTCCGCGCCTATCAGGGGGATGTTCCCCAACGTGACGACATCACCTTGGTTGGAATTCACCTGCGCCCGCCAGCATAG
- a CDS encoding adenine phosphoribosyltransferase gives MDELRRLIREIPDFPKPGILFYDITTLLKDSRGLKLAVNHMSEALSGQPIDVVIGVEARGFIFAPPLAYQLGAGFVPVRKPKKLPGEVERVSYDLEYGSDMLEIHRDAIQPGQRVVIADDLLATGGTAAATVALVEKLGGEVVGLTFLVELTFLGGREKLASYPVTSLLKYDS, from the coding sequence ATGGACGAACTCCGACGACTGATTCGTGAAATTCCTGATTTTCCCAAGCCAGGTATTCTGTTCTACGACATTACAACGCTGCTCAAAGATTCGCGTGGACTCAAGTTGGCGGTCAACCACATGAGTGAAGCGCTGTCCGGCCAGCCGATTGACGTGGTAATCGGCGTTGAGGCACGGGGCTTTATTTTTGCCCCGCCATTGGCTTATCAACTGGGGGCCGGCTTCGTGCCGGTTCGCAAGCCCAAAAAGCTGCCAGGTGAGGTCGAGCGTGTCAGCTATGACTTGGAATATGGCAGCGACATGCTCGAAATCCACCGGGACGCCATCCAGCCTGGCCAGCGGGTCGTCATTGCCGACGATCTCCTCGCCACCGGCGGAACGGCCGCGGCGACCGTGGCGCTGGTCGAAAAGCTAGGCGGTGAAGTCGTTGGGCTGACCTTCCTCGTCGAACTGACATTCTTGGGCGGACGCGAAAAGCTGGCATCCTATCCGGTGACATCCCTGCTCAAGTACGATAGCTGA
- a CDS encoding acylphosphatase encodes MTLIARHFRVTGRVQGVGYRYFVLCVARELGVVGWVRNLPDGSVEAWAKGLSNVMETFRRELSFGPYNAQVEGIEVTEADASLHYDEFRILR; translated from the coding sequence ATGACGTTGATAGCAAGACACTTTCGCGTCACAGGACGGGTGCAAGGCGTCGGCTATCGTTACTTCGTTCTGTGTGTGGCACGGGAACTAGGTGTCGTTGGGTGGGTTCGCAATTTGCCAGATGGGAGCGTCGAGGCCTGGGCAAAAGGACTCTCCAATGTCATGGAGACGTTCCGCCGAGAACTCAGCTTCGGGCCCTACAACGCCCAGGTGGAAGGGATTGAAGTCACGGAAGCGGACGCCTCACTTCATTACGATGAGTTTCGTATCTTGCGCTAG
- a CDS encoding eCIS core domain-containing protein, protein MWTSLRLLLTGLGGWSWEGPPPPGWRHLPSATRQQLQPFFPELDLDDILWRVDGVPWWVRRLAVIPPLAITLGSLVWVAPNQYAPETPAGIELIAHELAHVAQYRRHGYVGFTVRYGLAFVSNLWRGDGLAAAYENICFEIEARARATAICQQLLFV, encoded by the coding sequence ATGTGGACCTCACTGCGGCTTCTCTTGACCGGGCTGGGCGGTTGGTCATGGGAAGGACCGCCGCCACCGGGCTGGCGCCACCTTCCGAGCGCCACCCGCCAGCAGTTGCAGCCTTTTTTTCCAGAGCTGGACCTTGACGACATACTCTGGCGCGTGGACGGCGTGCCCTGGTGGGTGCGTCGGCTGGCAGTCATCCCGCCACTTGCGATTACGCTTGGCTCGCTCGTTTGGGTCGCTCCAAACCAGTACGCGCCAGAGACTCCGGCCGGTATCGAACTCATCGCGCATGAGCTGGCGCACGTTGCCCAGTACCGTCGTCATGGCTACGTTGGCTTTACGGTTCGCTATGGGCTGGCTTTCGTCAGCAACCTCTGGCGCGGCGACGGACTGGCCGCGGCATACGAAAACATCTGCTTTGAAATCGAGGCCCGGGCGCGCGCCACGGCCATCTGTCAGCAACTGCTTTTCGTTTGA